Within the Pseudomonas sp. SL4(2022) genome, the region TGGCCAGCTCTAAATAATGAGCAGTGAGTTTATTTGAATAGGTCATTCCATGACTCGACTGTTTTGCGTGTAAGCCATAATTAAGCCGGCCCAGCTTCGGTCAAGCTGCTATTGTCGGCTGAAGTGCGCAAAAAGTTGCGCACTTAAATGTGCAACAAGTTGCGCACGTCCTAGTGAGGTGGGCATCCTAGCCCTGCGTTGGGTATCTAACAACCTGACAAAGTGTGACTCACGTAACAGCAATGGATATTTAGGAGTTATTTATTGGGACGCTTGTTCCTAAATAGTGCGAGCGAAAATCCACAGTAGGATTGACGGGAGATATTGCGTAGGTAGATGGCTATATATATGTAAGTAATTGCTTACTGGCAGAATGATGGCTTGTCGCGGAAGTTGTGATTAAGGTTAAGAGAAGTGTGAATTGATAGCGTTTTTTAACGGATATATGTGACTTCAAGTAAATTGCCGAGCCGCCTGCAGGCTCGGCGATGAGTGCGCGCTTCCTGGGGCCGTCAAGTGGCGTCAGGTTCAGCCCAGAGGCTCAGGTTCAGTTGATGCTGCTGACCTGCGGCAAGCAGGCAGATATCGTCCATCACGTTGGCGTGTTCGATGCATAGCATGCCGGGCCAGGCGTCGGTGGCGAATTGCGAGAGGCGCTGCGCCTTGTCGATCCAGGGGTTCCACAGTACGGCCGAGTTTGAGCCACTGCTGTGCAGCTGGATGCGTCGCTGCCAGGCACGGTCGAGGATGCTTAGCTGCGCCGGGGTGTCCAGGTAGATGCGGTCGGTCTCGCCGCTGAACTGCAGCAGACCTTCCTGCTGGCGTTGCTGCCAGTCTTCCAGGGTTTCGATATAGCGGCAGCCGTGCAGGCCTTCGACTGCGACGTTGCGGATATCGCTGATGGCAAAGTAGCTGTGCAGCGCCTGGCTGATGGCCAGCGGCGTGTCGCCCAGGTTGCGGCTGCTGAGCTGGATATGCAGACGCTCATCCAGGCGGATGCTCAGGCGCAGTTCGGCGGCATGGGGCCAGTCGGGCAGTGGCTGGCTTCGGGTGTTGTAAGCAAACGTCAGTTCGATACCGTTGTCGCGGCAGTCGATGCCTTCCAGCGCCCAGCTCAGGGTGCGCACCAAACCGTGTGCGGGCGCAGTGGCAGGTTGCAGGTGCATGGCCTGTACTGCCTGCGGGTTGCGCAGCAGGTTGCCAAACCAGGGCCAACACACCGGCACGCCGCCGCGCACGCCTTGGCCGCGTCGGTAAGCGGCTTGTTCGCTGAGCCAGATCAGCGGCGGCTGGTCATCCTGCTGGTAGCTGAGAATCTGCGCGCCCTGTTGGCTTATCAGCAGTTCATGGGTGTCATAGCGCACGCGCCAGCAGGTCAGTTCATCCAGCTCAAGGCGTTCAACATCGGATCGGCGCATGGGTCGGGCTCGTGGTGGTTTGAAAGAGGCCATTGGAGCCTAGCTGGCCCGTAGAAAGCAAAACGCCCACCGAGTGGTGGGCGTGGTCTTAGATCTCGACCTGGGTGCCCAGTTCGATCACCCGGTTGGTTGGGAGCTGGAAGTAGCGCAGGTTGCTGTTGGCGTTCTTCAGGAGGAAGGCGAACAGTGACTCGCGCCAGGCCATCATGCCGATGCGTTTGGTGGCGATGATGGTCTCGCGACTGAGGAAGTAGGTGGTACTCAGGGGGGTAAAGTCGAGGTAGTCATAAGGATTCTGCGCCAGCGCCGCTGGTACATTAGGCTCATCCATATAGCCGAAATGCAGGACCATCCGGTAGAAACCCTCGCCGAAACTGTCGACCTCGAAGCGCTTATTCGGCGGCACGTGCGGGCTGTCGGCGATGCTCACGGTGAGCATGACGATCTGTTGGTGCAGCACCTGATTGTGCAGCAGGTTATGCAACAGCGCATGCGGCACGGCATCGGCCCGCGCACAGAGGAATATAGCGGTGCCACGCACCCGGTGCGGCGGCTGCAGAGCGATGCTGGAGACGAACATGGGCAGTGGCAGGGCGGTTTCGTCGAGGCGATCGACCAGCAGTTCGCGGCCACGCTTCCAGGTGGTCATCAGCATAAACAGCGCCAGTCCGGCGATCACCGGGAAGGCTCCGCCCTGGAGGATCTTCGGCACGTTGGCGGCAAAAAACAGTGTGTCGACCACCAGGAAACACAACAGCAGCGGAATCGCCAACCAGCGCGGACTCCTCCACAGCAGCAGGGCGACGGCGGCAATCAGCAGGGTGTCGATCAGCATGGTCGCGGTCACGGCCACACCATAGGCGGCGGCCAGGGCACCGGAGCTCTCGAAGCCGATCACCAGCAGAATTACCCCGACCATGAGCGCCCAGTTGACCACGCCGATGTAGATCTGCCCTTCGGCGCTGCTGGAAGTGTGCTGGATCTGCATGCGCGGTACGAAGCCGAGCTGGATGGCCTGGCGAGTCAGCGAGAACGCGCCGGAGATCACCGCCTGCGAGGCGATGATGGTGGCAAGCGTGGCCAGGATAATCATCGGGATCAGCGCCCAAGCGGGTGCCAATAGATAGAAGGGGTTGCGCGCCGCTTCGGGGTTGTCCAGCAGCAGGGCACCCTGGCCGAAATAGTTGAGCACCAGGCCGGGCAGCACCAGGCTGAACCAGGCGCGGGCAATCGGTTTGCGGCCGAAGTGACCCATGTCGGCATACAGCGCCTCGGCCCCGGTCAGTGCCAGCACCACTGCAGCGAGGATGGTGATGCCGATGCCCGGATGGCTGATAAAGAAGTTGATGGCCCACCAGGGATTGAGCGCATGCAGCACTTCCGGGTGGCGGACGATGCCGTAGACACCGAGCACACCAAGGGTGGTGAACCAGAGGCCCATGATCGGTCCGAACAGGATGCCGATGCGCGCGGTGCCGTGTTTCTGGATCAAGAACAGGCCGATCAGCAGGATGACGGTGATCGGCACCACCCAGTGGCCCACGCCGGGCAGGGCCACATCCAGGCCTTCCACCGCGGAGAGCACCGAGATCGCCGGGGTGATCATGCTGTCGCCATAGAACAGCGCAGTTCCGGCCAGGCCGGCCAGCACCAGCAGCTTCGACAGCCTTGGATAGGCCTGAGTGGCACGCCGCGCCAAGGCGGTCAGGGCCATCACGCCGCCTTCACCTTCATTGTCGGCGCGGAGGATCACCAGCACATACTTGAGTGTGACCACCCACATCAGCGACCAGAAGATCAGCGAGAGAATCCCGTAGACCCCATCCGGGTCGACGTTGACGCCGTAATGGCCGGCGAAGACTTCCTTGAGGGTGTACAGCGGGCTGGTGCCGATATCGCCGTAGACCACGCCGAGAGCGGCAGCGGTCAGGCTCAGATTGCCAGTACTACTACTGGAGTTACTCATGATCGTGCCCTGATGTTAACAGGCGGCGCATGCTGCGCCAGTCCATGAGCCTAGGCAAGCACCTGCGCTTGTGCCATTAAGGTAAGGTGCTGAGGCATGATGTTGCAGCGCTTAGCGGCGTGCAGGCACCGGGCGTGTGCGGCCGCTGCCGTCGATGGCGACGAAGACGAACACCGCCTCAGTCACCTTGCGCCATTCGCTGGACAGCGGATCATCGCTCCACACTTCCACCAGCATTTGAATCGAGCTGCGGCCCACTTCCACGGTCTGGGTATAGAAGGACAGCTGTGCGCCCACAGCCACTGGCACCAGAAATGCCATGCGGTCGATGGCCACGGTGGCGACGCGGCCGCCGGCCACCTTGCTGGCCATGGCCGTGCCGGCCAGGTCCATCTGTGATACCAGCCAGCCGCCGAAAATATCGCCGAAACCATTGGTTTCACGCGGCAGTGCGGTCAGTTGCAGGGCTAGATCGCCCTGCGGGATGGGATCTTCCTGTTCGTACTCGATCATGGTGGTGAGGCCCCAATGCCTGTTTCTTATGCTTAGTGTGGTGTGGGAGGTTCTGCAAAGGGTTTGCCGCTGGCCAAACCTTTGCACAATCCCCCGTGGCCCACGCGCTGGCCACGGGCAGTATATCGGGCGGCGCGTTAGACGACGACCGCCGGGTTCTGCATTTGTCGATACGGTCCAACTGCCGGGTCGCGGCGCAATTTGCTATCGTGCCCCGGCTGCGGTGCAGCGCCCATAAATCCTGCCGACTATAAAGAAGCTGCCGACCATGTCTTCCGTGCCCTCCAGCGCCGCGCGCGCGTTAACCCGAAGCGACTACAAGACTCTTTCGCTGTCCGCCCTGGGCGGGGCGCTGGAATTCTACGACTTCATCATCTTTGTGTTCTTCGCCGCAGTAGTCGGCAAGTTATTCTTTCCTGCGGAAATGCCCGAGTGGCTGCGCCAGCTGCAGACCTTCGGCATTTTCGCTGCCGGCTACCTGGCGCGGCCGCTGGGCGGGATCATCATGGCCCACTTTGGCGACCTGCTCGGGCGCAAGCGCATGTTCACCCTGAGCATCTTCCTTATGGCCGTGCCAACCCTGCTGATGGGCCTGCTGCCGACCTATGCGCAGATCGGCATCTGGGCCCCGCTGGCGCTCCTGGCTCTGCGTGTTCTGCAGGGAGCGGCAATTGGTGGCGAGGTGCCGGGAGCTTGGGTGTTCGTCGCCGAACACGTGCCGAAACGGCATATAGGTTTTGCCTGCAGCACCCTGACTGCGGGTCTGACTGTCGGCATCCTGCTCGGTTCCCTGACGGCCAGCCTGATCAACCGGGTTTTTACCCCTGAGGAGCTGGCGGCCTACGCCTGGCGCATTCCGTTTCTGGTTGGCGGCGTGTTCGGCCTGATCGCGGTCTACCTGCGCCGTTGGTTGGAGGAAACTCCGGTATTCGCCGAGATGCAGGTGCGCCGAACGTTGGCCGCTGAACTGCCGCTGAAAACTGTGGTGCGCGAACACCGTCCCGCAGTGATTCTGTGCATGTTGCTGACCTGGGTACTATCGGCCGGCATCGTCGTCGTGATCCTGATGACTCCGACCCTGCTGCAGACCCTGCACGGTTTCAAGCCGGCCGAGGCGCTGCAGGCCAACAGCCTGGCCATCGTCTGCCTGAGCCTGGGGTGTGTGCTGGCCGGCTGGCTGGCGGACCGGATTGGCGCCGGCAGGGTGTTCGTGGTCGGCGGCTTGCTGCTGTTGATCAGCTCCTGGACCTTCTATAGCAGCCTGAGCAGCCACCCTGAGCTGTTGCTGCCGTTATACGCCTTGGCTGGCCTGTGTGTCGGCATGATCGGCGCCATTCCGCTGGTAATGGTCACGGCTTTCCCGGCCGTAGTTCGTTTCTCCGGGTTGTCGTTCTCCTACAACCTGGCCTACGCCATCTTCGGCGGCCTGACCCCGATTTTGGTCAGCCTGTTGTTGAAGTGGAGCCCGCTGGGTCCCGCTTATTATGTCGGGACCCTGTGCCTGGTGTTTATGCTGATCGGTGGCTGGCTGTGGCGGCGCGATACGCCGCATCAGGCCGCTACCTGAGCACAATTCCTGATGAAAAGGCCCGCTTGCGGGCCTTTTCAGTTTTTTTGCACGCTTTAACCTAATTGTCACATTCCATTCATAGAGTGTTCTTACGGCCTGCAGATACTTGGCCCCGTTCTTATCAACACTAGTTTTCCAGGAGTAAGGCATGAAACTTAAGCGTTTGATGGCGGCCATGACTTTTGTCGCCGCTGGCGTGGCGACCGCCACTGCGGTTGCTGGCGTTGATCCGGCTCTGCCGAGCTACAGCAAGATTTCCGGCGTATCGGGCAACCTGTCCAGCGTTGGCTCCGACTCCCTGGCCAACCTGATGACGCTGTGGGCTGAAGAGTTCAAAAAGGAATACCCGAACGTCAACATCCAGATCCAGGCGGCTGGCTCCTCGACTGCGCCACCCGCGCTGACTGAAGGCACTGCCAACCTCGGCCCGATGAGCCGCCCGATGAAAGATGCCGAGTTCCAGGCATTTGAAGAGAAGTACGGTTACAAGCCGACTGCTGTCCCGGTTGCCATCGACGCCCTGGCGGTGTTTGTGCACAAGGACAACCCGATCAAGAGCCTGGATATGGCGCAGATTGACGGTATTTTCTCTGCAACTCGCCTGTGCGGCGGCAGCAACATCAAAACCTGGGGCGATCTTGGTCTGACCGGTGATTGGGCGGATAAGCCAATTCAGCTGTTCGGTCGTAACTCCGTGTCCGGCACCTACGGTTACTTCAAGGAAACCGCTCTGTGCAAAGGCGACTTCAAGCCTAATGTCAACGAGCAGCCAGGTTCGGCGTCTGTGGTGCAGTCGATCTCCAGCACCATCAATGCCATCGGCTACTCCGGTATCGGCTACAAGACGTCCAGCGTACGTGCTGTAGCACTGTCCAAAAAAGGCGGCGAAGCCTTTGACGCCAACGAAGAAAACGCCCTGGCTGGCAAGTTCCCGCTGTCGCGCTTCTTCTACGTCTACGTCAACAAGGCACCGAACAAGCCGCTGAGCCCGCTGGATGCCGAGTTCATCAAGCTGGTGCTGTCCAAGCAAGGCCAGGATGTCGTAGTCAAAGACGGCTACATCCCGCTGCCGAAGAAAGTAGTGGATAAAACCATTCAGGAACTCGGTCTGTAAGATCGGCCTGCCTGGCACGGACGCCAAGTAACTCGCATGCCCGCCTTCGGTTACGACAGGTGGGCGTTGCTTTGTCAAAGCGCTGTAACTTTTCTGTCATACAGTGTGGTTAAAGTGGCCGCGCGAATAGCGACAGAACTCATTATGGCGCGCTCATGGCTGCGCAGAGACGCTCTTACCTATGAATGACTTGGCTAGTGAAACCATGACCGCCACCTCCAAATCCCTTGGGCTGGACTTCAACACTCCGGCTCTGCAGCGCAAACGGCGTATCCGTGCGCTGAAAGATCGCTTCGCCCGCTGGGCGGTATCCGTCGGCGGCCTGGCCGTACTCGGAATGATCACCCTGATCTTCTTCTACCTGGCCTACGTGGTGCTGCCGATATTCCAGGGCGCCAGCCTGGAAAGCCGTAAAGCGGTCAGTGCGCCCTGGCTGAGTGAGGCCGGCGCACCGCTGCTGCTGACCCTGGAAGAGCAGAATCAAGTTGCCATGCGTCTGGATCAAAACGGCAAGGTGCAGTTCTTCGACGCCAAGAGCATGCAGGCGTTGAATGCGCAGCAGCTGCCGATTCCGGCCAACACCCAGATCGTCTCGGTGGGCCAGGACCAGCCAGGCACCAACCGCGTCGCCCTGGGCCTGTCCAACGGTCAGGTGCTGGTGTTCCAGCATACCTACAAGATCACCTACCCGAACGATGTGAAGACCATCAAGCCGGGCGTCGAATACCCCTTCGGTGAGGCGCCGATCAGCCTCGATCCGCAGGGCCGCTCGCTGGATCATATCGGCATCAGCCTAAACAGCGAGACCCTGATGCTCGCGGGCTCCACTGATACCGAGCTGCATGTGCTGAGCCTGGGTCGCGAAGAAAACGTGATGACCGGCGAAGTGACTCTCAGCGAGGAGCGTATTGCCCTCCCGCAGATTGCCGAACCGATCAAAGCGCTGATCATCGACCCGCGTCAGATGTGGCTGTATGTGATCAACGGTCGCAGCACGGCGGATGTCTTCGATCTGCGTGGCAAGAGCCTGAACGGCCGCTACAAGCTGCTGGAAGACGGCAAGCTGGAAGTTACCAACGCCACCGCGTTACTCGGCGGCATCTCGCTGATGATTGGTGACAGCAGCGGCGTTATTCAGCAGTGGTTCATGGTCCGTGATGCTGACGAAAAGGCCGCACTCAAGCCGATTCGCAGCTTCAAGATGGCTGGCAGCCCAATCGTGCAGATCATCCCGGAAGAGCGCCGTAAGGGCTTTATCGCGATGGACGCCAAGGGCAACCTGGGGATCTTCCACAGCACTGCACACCGCACCCTGCTGGTAGAGCCCGTTGTTGAAGGGCAGGCCGTAGCCGCCCTGTCACCGCGCGCCAACCGTGTGTTGGTGGAGGCAGATGGCAAGCTGCAACGCTTCGTGGTCGACAACCCGCACCCGGAGATTTCCTGGAGCTCGCTGTGGGGCAAGGTCTGGTACGAGAACTACGATGCTCCTGGCTATGTCTGGCAGTCCACGTCGGCCAACACCGACGCCGAGCCCAAACTGAGCCTCGCGCCGCTGACCTTTGGTACGTTGAAGGCCGCCTTCTACGCCATGCTCCTGGCTGCACCGCTGGCGATTGCGGCAGCCGTCTACACCGCTTACTTCATGGCCCCAGCCATGCGCCGTAAGGTCAAACCGGTGATCGAGCTGATGGAAGCGCTGCCCACGGTGATCCTCGGCTTCTTTGCCGGGCTGTTCCTCGCCCCTTATGTAGAGGGACACCTGCCGGGTATCTTCAGTCTGCTGATCTTCACTCCCATCGGCATCCTGCTGGCTGGTTACCTGTGGAGCCGTCTACCCGAGTCGATTCGCCTGAGCGTGCCGGATGGCTGGGAGTCGGCCCTGCTGATCCCGGTGATCCTGCTGGTGGGCTATATCTCGCTGAGCATGAGCGGGCACCTGGAGAACTGGCTGTTCGACGGCAACATGCGCATGTGGTTGAGCAATGACCTGGGCATCCCTTTCGATCAGCGCAACGCGCTAGTCGTGGGTCTGGCCATGGGCTTTGCGGTGATCCCGAACATCTATTCGATTGCCGAAGACGCCGTGTTCAGCGTGCCGAAGAGCCTGACGTTCGGTTCGCTGGCCCTGGGTGCTACGCCCTGGCAAACCCTGACGCGTGTGGTGATCCTCACTGCCAGCCCGGGCATCTTCTCGGCGATCATGATCGGCATGGGCCGTGCCGTGGGCGAAACCATGATCGTGCTGATGGCCACGGGCAACACCGCGATCATGGACATGAACATCTTTGAGGGCCTGCGCACCTTGGCCGCTAACGTGGCGGTGGAAATGCCCGAGTCCGAGGTGGGGGGCACCCATTACCGTGTGCTGTTCCTCTCGGCACTGGTGCTGCTGTCGTTCACCTTTGTCATGAACACCCTGGCGGAGCTGGTGCGCCAGCGTCTGCGCGTCAAGTACGCCTCGCTCTAAGGCTTGGGAAGGTATATGTCCGTGAAACAGAACAACCTGAAAACCTGGTTCAAGAGCGGTACGCCGTGGATCTGGATGAACGCCGGCGCGGTATCGATCTCCGTGATCATGACCCTGGGCCTGCTGATGGTGATTGCCGTGCGTGGTCTTGGCCACTTCTGGCCGGCTGATATCGTTGAGGCTGACTACCGGATTCCCGGTCAGGAATCCCGCGTGATGGCCGGCGAGATCACTCAGGTCGAAGAAGTACCGCGTGCGCGCCTGGCAGCCTCCGGCCTGCCGGTGGACAGCGAAGGTGGTGAGTTCATGACCCGCGAACTGTTCAAAGTGGGCAACCGCGACCTGTATGGCGCGGACTTCACCTGGGTGGTGGGCGAGTGGCTGAGCAATCCGCGCACTCCGGAAAACCTCACCGCCTTCGAGCGTCGTGAATGGGGCAACTTCTACGGCTACCTGGTCAACGTCAAGGAAAACGGCGAACTGGTTGCCGAAGGTGATGCCAGCTGGGCTGCCCTGCAGGAGCGCCTGGTTCGTGTTGAACAGCTGCACGCGCAGCTGGTGAGCCTGGAGAAGAAGGACATTGGTCGAATCAACGCCGGCCTTGAGCGCATTCGCCTGCAAACCCGCAAACTGGAGCTGCAGGGCAAGCTGGATGCCGT harbors:
- a CDS encoding D-hexose-6-phosphate mutarotase → MRRSDVERLELDELTCWRVRYDTHELLISQQGAQILSYQQDDQPPLIWLSEQAAYRRGQGVRGGVPVCWPWFGNLLRNPQAVQAMHLQPATAPAHGLVRTLSWALEGIDCRDNGIELTFAYNTRSQPLPDWPHAAELRLSIRLDERLHIQLSSRNLGDTPLAISQALHSYFAISDIRNVAVEGLHGCRYIETLEDWQQRQQEGLLQFSGETDRIYLDTPAQLSILDRAWQRRIQLHSSGSNSAVLWNPWIDKAQRLSQFATDAWPGMLCIEHANVMDDICLLAAGQQHQLNLSLWAEPDAT
- a CDS encoding potassium transporter Kup; translated protein: MSNSSSSTGNLSLTAAALGVVYGDIGTSPLYTLKEVFAGHYGVNVDPDGVYGILSLIFWSLMWVVTLKYVLVILRADNEGEGGVMALTALARRATQAYPRLSKLLVLAGLAGTALFYGDSMITPAISVLSAVEGLDVALPGVGHWVVPITVILLIGLFLIQKHGTARIGILFGPIMGLWFTTLGVLGVYGIVRHPEVLHALNPWWAINFFISHPGIGITILAAVVLALTGAEALYADMGHFGRKPIARAWFSLVLPGLVLNYFGQGALLLDNPEAARNPFYLLAPAWALIPMIILATLATIIASQAVISGAFSLTRQAIQLGFVPRMQIQHTSSSAEGQIYIGVVNWALMVGVILLVIGFESSGALAAAYGVAVTATMLIDTLLIAAVALLLWRSPRWLAIPLLLCFLVVDTLFFAANVPKILQGGAFPVIAGLALFMLMTTWKRGRELLVDRLDETALPLPMFVSSIALQPPHRVRGTAIFLCARADAVPHALLHNLLHNQVLHQQIVMLTVSIADSPHVPPNKRFEVDSFGEGFYRMVLHFGYMDEPNVPAALAQNPYDYLDFTPLSTTYFLSRETIIATKRIGMMAWRESLFAFLLKNANSNLRYFQLPTNRVIELGTQVEI
- a CDS encoding acyl-CoA thioesterase; its protein translation is MIEYEQEDPIPQGDLALQLTALPRETNGFGDIFGGWLVSQMDLAGTAMASKVAGGRVATVAIDRMAFLVPVAVGAQLSFYTQTVEVGRSSIQMLVEVWSDDPLSSEWRKVTEAVFVFVAIDGSGRTRPVPARR
- a CDS encoding MFS transporter, whose translation is MSSVPSSAARALTRSDYKTLSLSALGGALEFYDFIIFVFFAAVVGKLFFPAEMPEWLRQLQTFGIFAAGYLARPLGGIIMAHFGDLLGRKRMFTLSIFLMAVPTLLMGLLPTYAQIGIWAPLALLALRVLQGAAIGGEVPGAWVFVAEHVPKRHIGFACSTLTAGLTVGILLGSLTASLINRVFTPEELAAYAWRIPFLVGGVFGLIAVYLRRWLEETPVFAEMQVRRTLAAELPLKTVVREHRPAVILCMLLTWVLSAGIVVVILMTPTLLQTLHGFKPAEALQANSLAIVCLSLGCVLAGWLADRIGAGRVFVVGGLLLLISSWTFYSSLSSHPELLLPLYALAGLCVGMIGAIPLVMVTAFPAVVRFSGLSFSYNLAYAIFGGLTPILVSLLLKWSPLGPAYYVGTLCLVFMLIGGWLWRRDTPHQAAT
- a CDS encoding PstS family phosphate ABC transporter substrate-binding protein; its protein translation is MKLKRLMAAMTFVAAGVATATAVAGVDPALPSYSKISGVSGNLSSVGSDSLANLMTLWAEEFKKEYPNVNIQIQAAGSSTAPPALTEGTANLGPMSRPMKDAEFQAFEEKYGYKPTAVPVAIDALAVFVHKDNPIKSLDMAQIDGIFSATRLCGGSNIKTWGDLGLTGDWADKPIQLFGRNSVSGTYGYFKETALCKGDFKPNVNEQPGSASVVQSISSTINAIGYSGIGYKTSSVRAVALSKKGGEAFDANEENALAGKFPLSRFFYVYVNKAPNKPLSPLDAEFIKLVLSKQGQDVVVKDGYIPLPKKVVDKTIQELGL
- a CDS encoding ABC transporter permease subunit; the encoded protein is MNDLASETMTATSKSLGLDFNTPALQRKRRIRALKDRFARWAVSVGGLAVLGMITLIFFYLAYVVLPIFQGASLESRKAVSAPWLSEAGAPLLLTLEEQNQVAMRLDQNGKVQFFDAKSMQALNAQQLPIPANTQIVSVGQDQPGTNRVALGLSNGQVLVFQHTYKITYPNDVKTIKPGVEYPFGEAPISLDPQGRSLDHIGISLNSETLMLAGSTDTELHVLSLGREENVMTGEVTLSEERIALPQIAEPIKALIIDPRQMWLYVINGRSTADVFDLRGKSLNGRYKLLEDGKLEVTNATALLGGISLMIGDSSGVIQQWFMVRDADEKAALKPIRSFKMAGSPIVQIIPEERRKGFIAMDAKGNLGIFHSTAHRTLLVEPVVEGQAVAALSPRANRVLVEADGKLQRFVVDNPHPEISWSSLWGKVWYENYDAPGYVWQSTSANTDAEPKLSLAPLTFGTLKAAFYAMLLAAPLAIAAAVYTAYFMAPAMRRKVKPVIELMEALPTVILGFFAGLFLAPYVEGHLPGIFSLLIFTPIGILLAGYLWSRLPESIRLSVPDGWESALLIPVILLVGYISLSMSGHLENWLFDGNMRMWLSNDLGIPFDQRNALVVGLAMGFAVIPNIYSIAEDAVFSVPKSLTFGSLALGATPWQTLTRVVILTASPGIFSAIMIGMGRAVGETMIVLMATGNTAIMDMNIFEGLRTLAANVAVEMPESEVGGTHYRVLFLSALVLLSFTFVMNTLAELVRQRLRVKYASL